In Papaver somniferum cultivar HN1 chromosome 9, ASM357369v1, whole genome shotgun sequence, the genomic stretch TTGCGTATGACAAGGTTGCAGTATCTAGTATCTATGAGAGGTATTACGCTGAAGTCGACATATTCCAACTTCCTGTTAGCGAGATGACATTGACCCCTGATGATGCAGAACAGATATTAGGGCTGCAGGTCGAAGGAAAATCAACCAGTGAGAAGTTCAATAAAAGGCCTAGTTGGGATGAAATCTATGGGTGGACCAAGAACTTGTTTGGACGGGATAAAGCCACCACTGATGAGATTTTTGTGTCGGGATCCAATTATTTGAAGAAAGAGTACAAACTTGTTAAGATTAGGGAGATGTTTTCTGGGACACAAAAAAAGGAAGATAAAGATGGTATCGATGATATGGAATGTCGTTATGCAGCGACGACATATTTGTTGTATGTCTTTGTGTCTGTTATATTTCCAGACATCAAACTTAATCGGGTTAGCGCCAACCTTCTTCAACTTTTGGATCCCTTGGAAGATGTGAACAAGTACTCTTGAGGGACTGCCATAGTTGCACATCTGAATGGTCAGCTTTCTCAGGCCTCTCGCGAATGAACTTCTCAAATTAATGGGAATTTGGCTCTAATCCAGGTATTTGGATTGATGAAAGTTGTCTTATCTTTGTACGTTTTAAAATcttgaaaattattttttttaacgtttattccattattttaaatttttcatcattttaaaattttcatCATTCGGTTATTATAGGTGTGGTTTTATGATCGTTTCCCATCACTGATCAAAGATAATGAAGATGTGGAACTCGATCCAAAATGGAGCAAAGGTAGTCCAACAGAAACCCGATACCTCTTCACCGGATCTCAAGATAAGGAACAAGCTGATGCGTTGATAGAAATGTAccattctatatatatatatagaagccCATATCTCAACTCTTCCATATCAAATCCCTAATCGTCAACCTTCTCTTCTCCTTGTCATTTAATTACCATCCAAGAGAAAAAATAATAGAAACACCATGACTACTACCTATACTTATTAAGAGGATTGTGCCGTGGTGAGAGCTTGAAAAAACAGTCAAAAACCACTTTGAAGATCTAGGAAAAGATATTGATGAAAAATCAGATGCTTGGTGGAACCgtgtattcatcgtttttgtggcgttagacggaaattgcaactcaaggtctttgaaacaagtcaaggaacgctTCAAGAAGATAAAGTTCGAGTGTCATTGCTTGAAAAGAGAAATTACTGCCGTAAGGGAAGCCTCTCTGGATATGCATAGTGCTATAAGAGTAAGTAtttaaacaagaggtaaaacttataCAAAGATTTGATCGATACTAACTAAGTATGTTTGCGTTTTCAGTTGGGGAAGGGGTATACCTATTATAAGGAGCTTCGTGGGAAAAAGTTTGAGTTCGAagattgctactttatcttggaaggcacCATGTATAACTACACCATATATGGTTAAGTGTTTAAGTGCACCGTTATTATTtattgtatttcatttccttcaatggaATGCTATGCAAGATGTATGTCTTTTACGACtcaatgaaatgattctatgaaataaaaaattatgatATTCCATCCCAAGTGTCGTTAGTATATATAACTACCGTACCTAACGACTCTAACTAAAATTCATAATGGCTGGTTAGGGAAGACAATTAATATGACTATATAGATGACGACCCTACGTCTGCTACTTTACAGTAAGTTTGGGCTCTAGAGTCGTTAGgttgaaaaaaaaacaagataacGACTCTTTGTGACCTAGCTGAAAGAGAGTCGTCAAATTTTAGCTGACCacattaacgatttttcataacctgtaaAAGTTGAAAGCTAAAGTCGTCAATGGTAGAGTCAAAGCACCGACGACTTTCAAGAGTCGTTAGTTTATTCAACACCCGACTATAACGACTCTGATCACTATGTGTACTTTCATGGTaaccatgaatcgaccacttggagcaccattcatacgatttgaagagtatatgaagtttacctgattgcTTTGAGCTCCGGGTTCTGCATTTGGAGGAtcggttccttcattttgagaaaTCCAATCTTCATTtgcaccattatccatggattcATTTATCAACATTTCTTCATCAAACATCCATTACATACTATTAGTTGAGACAATAAACTCATCAACACAATCATGGTTGttgtttgaagcttcaccaacctcattccctccacttgaatcactcatttctaaaaaccctagttgttcctctcaaaactcctcctcttcttctcaacacataaaCCACATTTTCCCAAATcttaaaatcagattttaatctaaatacacttaccacactaatcaaactaattaattcTTAATACTAATCACATAAGGGCATttttgccatttagaaaatattttttaaggGATGACTCAAAttaggtttgggtgaccttttttgtcccgtACTTCATGTCCCCCAATTAAAACCCATGACCCCCAATTTAGCTAGGTAAAATACATGAGTTAGTGAATCTGTCGCATGAGTAAGGGATATTTTATTCTCTGATTCAAATGGGTCCGAATCATCGGTTATATATGAATCAGACCGCGAGTCATACCTAactcaaaactaaaaacaaacagtCTAACATCTGACTCGAATCAAGTCAGCAGTCGAGTCAGATTCCAATGCCGAAAATACACTCTTAAAATACTAATAATTAATAATAAGATTTCCAACCGAATTATTCGCTTGCCTTTAGATATGTTCATCTCGAGTAACATGCATGTGGTACAAAgttgatgaaaacttgattaacctcgaaaaggagaaaaaataaaaattcgaCATTTTCTAAAGATTAATCTAACACTATTTTATTCTGCAGATCAGGCATACTAAAGTTAATAAAGTAGACATCTTCTTGTATAACCATTATATTTAGTTCTTTAAAAATAGACTAGATTTTCTTACGTAACCGGTATCGGTAAGAGTTGAGTCCAAAAGTTTTTAATGCTTTAAGTAGGAGTTTCCAATTCATTCAGTTGAAGGTCCTTGACATATTTATTTGGCATCTAGTCCTCATGTTTAGCTTTTTTCCTTTTGAAGTTATAAATTATATTAATATTAATTCGGAGGAAAGAAGTACATATTGAAAATTTGGAAGTGGTATACTCACCGAAATTTCCCCCGATTTTCATCCAGAGAAGGGAATAGACATCTCATGCCGCGATCATAACACTGGGATGGTGAATGGAGTAAAGTGGGGTCCATCCATCTATTAAAGTCGGAATTTTTGGTCGGTCAAGCAAGCATTTTCCTACTGAAAcggagatatgattttgtttaaAAAAAAGTTTAATTATGCTTGTTATAATTTTAGCAATGACTTTATATATTGTGTTACAAAGGCCATTTTGGGTCTTTCGGTTGTTTAACCTTGGGATCAAAAATATATGAGTTTTATTATTTCTAAgttcatttgttttgtttttaaattttcttctaGAGGATTAGACCAGGTCTCCTGGAAAAAAAAGTCACTGGAAATCATCTAGATCAGGTGATTTATTTGGTTATTTTCCTaagggcaaaaaaaaaaaattcatctttaATTGGAATAAATAAGATGGAATCATTTTCATTGCGTGTTACACAAACTGGAACATCCTCACCGATAGACTCGATTTATAGAGACTTTGAAAATAATCAGTTAGTATTTCACTAATGATCTCCTTTATGTTGTGAATGGCTATATTTTGGTTATTAGTCAAGCATTATATgtaaatatttatattattttatcctaGTTCTATCATATAATCTCTTGACGGTTGTTTCAAAATTATTACCTAAGTATCATGGGGATTTTCCAATTGGATTAGTCCATCTTTTAGGACTAGTTGAGAACGATTAAAAGTCCCAATTGAATTggccctttttgttccttttattaATCTAAATTTTTTCGAAATTTTCAGATTTGAGACTAGAAAGATTCCCTCTATTAGAATGGTTTCACAAGTAAAGAGTTATTGGTATGTATGGGCTTCACTCGCCCCATCTCGATGCGTTTTTTTTGGAGTCACACGGTTCGGCTCGCCCCAACCCTTAGGAATTTCGATTTGGTGAAGCTCGGTTTTGCCTGACATGGCGCACAACTTAGCCTCACCCGGTCCTGATGCATTTTTTATCCTCGCGTCGCATGATTTTGATGTAAGGCGAAAACTTGGTTTTTCGGCTAACACTGTGAAACGCTCAAAAAAAAACTGGAACAACCCTATGTAATGTTTATATTTAAATCAAATATTTTATAGGTCACATAATAACTAGCTTAGGCTTGATGTAAATTTCTTAGTGTTACGATATTTAAAAATTTATCTTTTATATTAATGGTGTAACATTTTTTTATTAGTAATATACATTTATTAATTCCACCCATATTTCATCGATATGGAAGATTAATCCCATCATTATAaccttttatgttttattttatcACACAATTTTATCAAGTACACTTCCAAAccattttcaaaatcattttaagATTTAAAAAgagtaataaaattaaaaatacttGTTACACTCGATGCACACCCGCTGCTCTTGATAACTAACACTTCGGCAGTGGCAAACCATTATCCCATAGACCATTCGCATCTAACGGAATCAAATCGACCGAATCTCAATAACCAGGTTTTATAAAAGAAAGTATCTCCAGGTCTAGGATTGGATTCCTGCATCGTCTGTTGTGGGTCAATTGAAGGTAAATTTTAAACTATTTTATGGTTTTTGTACAAATAATGAAACAAAGATAAAGGTGAGTTTTGTTGTGTGGTGTAAACTTCACTTATAAGTCTCCTGGCGCACAATAATAATCAGTCCATAATGTTTATGGTGTCTCACATAAGTTCCATGATTTTAGGGATACATCTACGAAGAAATTCTTTTGGTGAGTTATGGAGTAGTTGATTTTATTACTAAGTATCGTTGCATTATTTTTATTGAATTTGTCATATTTTCAAACTACATTTCTGTAACAAGTCGACGAATTTTCAGATTTGCGGTGTCTTAAAAGTTGCAAGGAGACACTCTTTGGGTTCTTAGAAGTGTATGTAATAGATAACTTCAATGCCAAATTATCATGAACCATATAAACAAGTTTAAGCAACCAAATGCCAGTAAtttaaaaaacacaaaattggttaaaaagaccaaaatcaaaaattcataggtgaaaaagacatgtaaaatttgatattgttcaaATGAACGAAAATGTAacaatagccaggatgtaaacagtttatcctaccaatttttaaatatttttcttagttttaatttaaatcaggatgcatccagtttcatccttgttattttttaagtttaaaccaggatgaatccagtttcattcttgctatctttatggtgtccatttcactcatactaattcttattcgtccatttgaatcatgctttcaaaatatttggacaaatgacccattttcgtaATCAAAACTAGAGTGCTTAGGGAACACTAACAGTCATATGGCAAAGATATTTCCTCTAAACTAAGTAATCAATTAGCTAGCTTATTCCTGTATACCAATATCAAAAAGCAATATCCAAAAGAACATCTATAAGATTCATTAGATAAACTGGAACAAATATCACTTAGAATCAAAAGCAAGGGGTTTGGCAGTCAAATTAGCTCATTTCTTAGTGTAGATGTTGTTTGATGGAATTTTGGGCGAATTTGTTTTACATTATAAACTTAATACAATTTTGTTTTACAAATTAGAACTATGATAAAATTTGTCTAAAAATctcttttacatatttttttcCTTTACAAATATGAATCTATATAATCGTGTAATAGTGTCTGTTTCGTCAAGCTCTTCGGTAGGCCTTCTTACCGTATTGTACTAGTAAACAACATGGACATATTTAGACTAGCTTTTGCAATTTCTCTTCTATCAGATTGAGAATTCTTTGAAAAGTAAATGTAATAAGTAGAAACAAGACTTAAAGTTACAAAgtagtaaaataaaatgatcCACAACAATAAATTTAGCTTTAGAGTCATATGAAAACAAAATTCAGATACAAATACTCAAATTTTAGttaaattaaagagaaaaaattaTCACTTACTTTAGAAAGGTGTCTTGAGCCAGTCGAGCTCCTCCGTAGTGGACATCAACATATTAGGTTCAATCCAAGTGCAATTCTTAAACCATCCTTGTGTATGAGATAAATCATTTGCAGAATGCTTGCCCCAGAGAGAATGATAATGACGTATTTCAACTGAGTAGAATACATTCTCTGCGTTGATATATAATCTAggaaaataaattttatttttcatgtaGCTATTCGGGGCAACTGCCGATATGCATGAGGTGTGGCTAATGAATAACACATGCTCTCCCATACTCTCAACTCTTTCCCATTTCATCTCAGAGAAATTCAATCTAAAAATTATAATCATCTGCGAGCGATATGCTAATTTCACCATTAAAATATCTCCACCACACTCTACTAAGAAACCTGGACTTACACCATCAAAATATGTTCCATGAGGTCTTTGTAGAACATTCCAAGTTTTATCCTTTGCAGAAAAGACTCCCACATATCCGTGATGACTATCGACGCAAAAAAATGCCCCATCGCGAAAAAATGCGGTGTCAAGAAATGATAGGGGAGTAATACCAGGGTCACGAAAGATATGAGAACTCCAATGTTCTTCTCCCCTTGTAATGAAATCGATGTAGAAGTTCCAATCTCTCCGGCCATCCATAGCGAAAACCATGCAATCCGAAGAATAcggcaaagaagaaaaagaaacgacTGAATAATAGTTATCCCGATCCATGTCAGGAAGTTTCACCTTCTGTCGTGTTAGGGGATTATAGAAAAGTACGTTGCGCTCTCTTGTCATTAGTAGCCAACCATCCTTCTGAAAACGGATTGTATAGTCTGGTAGATCCGAGAGGTTGATGGAGTAGGTTTCATCATTATACATCGGGTTTACGACATTGAAGATAGTGTCAGTTTGGTCTCTCGAGAACACCAGCCATGGGGATAAATATGATGTCTTTTGCACTTTTGGTATGATATCTCTGTTCAGTTTACACACTGAACGGAAATGCTTATAGTCTGATCCGTGAAGAAGATCTGCTATCAACCCCACAATGTCTTCGTTGAGATCATTCCAATGGCTTAAACCTTCGACCTCTCCAGAGTTGCAATTTCCACCTTGATTCTCATCATTAACAACCATACTAGTAGTTTTTTCAATTTTGAGTTCATCTTTGCCGCCTAATATATATGCCACTCTTCCATGCAGATTACCAGGCATTGTAACCCAGTCTGTGTAGTAAAATTCTCCCGACTGCGAAGTGCAAATAGTATCACCACTACTTTCAATTTCGAATTTGTGGATCAGACTTAGATCAGTCCACATCAAGTAATACAAACAACCCCTTTTGAAGCCCCACTCAGCTGCTGAACAACAACCTGTGGTGTGAGTACTGCCGATAAATAGAACATGATCTCCAAAACTGTTCACCTTCTCCCATTCCATTAACGAGAAATTCAACCTCACCACTTCTATCGACATCACTCCATCAGTATGTCTATTGAGGATGAAGTCAACCCTGAAAAGTTCATCATGAGATTCCACATAATGCGACTCGGGATATGCTTTAACTATCAATGGAAACGGCACCTCCTCCTTTACGTGGAATGACTCAATAGATATGGTCAAATCAGTATCGTGTTGGATCTCTAGGTGATGCTCATCTGTTTGATTATCATACGTACACATCAAATATAACTTACCTTTGAAGCAAAGAACAGATCTAGGCGTGCCCTTTGCTATCAAGTCTAGCATATTTGGAGATAAATTCTGGCTTCGCCATTGTGTTTCTCCGGGGCGACAAAATAGAAAAGTGTACCGATGCTCTACATGGAATCCGttatcaagaaaaaataaaaccatTGAATCATTATCAGCCCTACGAGGAGGTGATGACAACACACAGTCGGTAAATCTGTAATAATCTTCACAAAACCCTAGTAGCGTAGGTAACTGAATTCTCTCATTCGTTGCGGGGTTCCAAAGAAAACAATCACCGTAATTCCAACTGAATGAAGTGTAATCATAAAATCGGTCATCACAAACAATAATTAGCCAACCTTGATTTGAAggtttttgataaaaagaagTACCACTGAGTTCAGGTATATTATCACTACAATTTTCTCTTTTTGGTTCGAAAATATTAATGAAACGGAAATTTTCTTTACCTTCTGTTGTATAACATCGCACGAGGGATGGTGCTACCGCCAGTGGCCCTGGGGGCTTGTAATGTTCACTTCTTTCCTCTGATGCTGCTTGTGCTGCTGCCTTTTCACCCATTAAGAATATCAGAGAAATCTATCACGGTACAGTAATAAAGTTCGTACGTTCTTCTGTGGTGCTGTGTATATTTGGGATGAGATTACGAGAGACTTTTGGGAAAGGGTAAGATTTGAGAGGTGAATAATCAAAGAGTACTCCTGGCCGGTTATTTAAAGAAAACGTTCTTTTTATAATCCTAAGACAACTCGGAGGTCATGCCatttaagtttcctagtcaatGAATGAAAGACATTAGCTATGAGAGAGAGACTAGCTAGCTAGGTTTCTACTGGGAGGGAGTCAAGTCAAATCAATATTGTAACTACTGGGACTGGCTACTGCTGCAAATGAATGTTCATCTGCAGCAATCACGAAATGTTTTCAAGCTTGAAATAGAAGCCGAGCACGTATGAAAATCCAGAAAATCGAGTACTCTCTCATCCCGTGGGAAGTGGGAACCATTATGCAAGGGTGTATGGGTTTTAATCATGACTTATAAAAAACATTAAAGAAT encodes the following:
- the LOC113307970 gene encoding F-box protein At1g49360-like encodes the protein MLYNRSWNYGDCFLWNPATNERIQLPTLLGFCEDYYRFTDCVLSSPPRRADNDSMVLFFLDNGFHVEHRYTFLFCRPGETQWRSQNLSPNMLDLIAKGTPRSVLCFKGKLYLMCTYDNQTDEHHLEIQHDTDLTISIESFHVKEEVPFPLIVKAYPESHYVESHDELFRVDFILNRHTDGVMSIEVVRLNFSLMEWEKVNSFGDHVLFIGSTHTTGCCSAAEWGFKRGCLYYLMWTDLSLIHKFEIESSGDTICTSQSGEFYYTDWVTMPGNLHGRVAYILGGKDELKIEKTTSMVVNDENQGGNCNSGEVEGLSHWNDLNEDIVGLIADLLHGSDYKHFRSVCKLNRDIIPKVQKTSYLSPWLVFSRDQTDTIFNVVNPMYNDETYSINLSDLPDYTIRFQKDGWLLMTRERNVLFYNPLTRQKVKLPDMDRDNYYSVVSFSSLPYSSDCMVFAMDGRRDWNFYIDFITRGEEHWSSHIFRDPGITPLSFLDTAFFRDGAFFCVDSHHGYVGVFSAKDKTWNVLQRPHGTYFDGVSPGFLVECGGDILMVKLAYRSQMIIIFRLNFSEMKWERVESMGEHVLFISHTSCISAVAPNSYMKNKIYFPRLYINAENVFYSVEIRHYHSLWGKHSANDLSHTQGWFKNCTWIEPNMLMSTTEELDWLKTPF